The following proteins are encoded in a genomic region of Alnus glutinosa chromosome 8, dhAlnGlut1.1, whole genome shotgun sequence:
- the LOC133874909 gene encoding mitogen-activated protein kinase 19-like isoform X1, whose translation MLQNQPRKDLKEIDFFTEYGDANRYRILEVIGKGSYGVVCAAIDTHTGEKVAIKKIHDVFEHISDSIRILREIKLLRLLRHPDIVDIKRIMLPPSKKEFKDIYVIFELMESDLHQVIKANDDLTHEHHQFFLYQMLRALKFMHTANVYHRDLKPKNILANANCKLKVCDFGLARVAFSDMPTTIFWTDYVATRWYRAPELCGSFFSKYTPAIDIWSIGCIFAEILTGKPLFPGKSIIHQLDLITDLLGTPSPETISVMCVENIQVRNEKSRKYLTEMRKKPPVPFQQKFPNADPLALRLLQRLLAFDPKDRPTAEEALADPYFNGLAKVEREPSAQPISKLEFEFERRRVIKDDIRELIYREILEYHPQLLKDYVNGTEGTNFLYPSGICQFRKQFAHLEENGGKSSPVYPLERKHVSLPRSTVHSNTIPPSTQKNLTPYQNRKIAEQASTNFRSMDATSGNPSKVSRPPPRVPTAKPGRVVGPVLPYEDLRSIKDEYGSRMYDRIAVPTPQAVTAQWFLKTQTVNREKSGLEEERDLSQAKPQQCNATAKPASGMAMDANANPYIQSQAKGDQLNERITIDAKLLHAQSQFGAAGAAAVAVAAHRNAGAVKYGLS comes from the exons ATGCTGCAAAATCAGCCAAGGAAG GACCTGAAGGAGATTGATTTTTTTACTGAGTATGGTGACGCAAATCGATATAGAATTCTTGAAGTTATTGGGAAGGGAAGCTATGGAGTTGTTTGTGCAGCAATTGACACACATACTGGGGAGAAAgtagcaataaaaaaaatacatgatgTTTTTGAGCACATCTCTGATTCTATACGGATCCTGCGTGAAATCAAGTTGCTCAGGCTTTTACGGCATCCTGATATTGTTGATATTAAGCGCATCATGTTGCCACCGTCAAAGAAGGAGTTTAAAgacatttatgttatttttgagCTAATGGAGTCTGATCTTCACCAAGTGATTAAAGCTAATGATGACTTGACCCATGAACACCATCAGTTTTTCCTTTATCAGATGCTACGAGCTTTGAAATTTATGCATACCG CAAATGTTTATCACCGAGATCTTAAGCCGAAGAATATATTGGCGAATGCAAATTGCAAACTCAAAGTTTGTGACTTTGGACTAGCAAGAGTTGCATTTAGTGATATGCCAACAACAATATTTTGGACG GACTATGTTGCTACAAGGTGGTATAGGGCTCCGGAATTGTGTGGATCATTCTTCTCAAAG TATACACCTGCAATTGATATATGGAGTATTGGCTGCATCTTTGCTGAGATACTGACGGGGAAGCCCTTATTTCCTGGTAAAAGTATTATTCATCAATTAGATTTGATCACTGATCTTCTTGGGACACCTTCACCAGAAACCATTTCAGTG ATGTGTGTTGAAAATATCCAGGTTCGAAATGAGAAGTCGCGAAAATATTTGACAGAAATGAGAAAAAAGCCTCCTGTGCCCTTTCAACAGAAATTTCCAAATGCAGATCCTCTTGCACTTCGCTTATTGCAGAGGCTGTTAGCATTTGATCCAAAGGATCGGCCAACTGCTGAGGAG gcGTTGGCTGATCCTTACTTTAACGGGCTTGCCAAAGTTGAGAGAGAACCTTCTGCTCAGCCAATCTCAAAGTTGGAGTTTGAGTTTGAGAGAAGAAGGGTGATAAAGGACGACATCAGAGAACTAATATACCGAGAGATACTAGAATACCATCCTCAGCTGCTCAAAGACTACGTGAATGGAACTGAAGGCACAAATTTCCTATATCCTAG TGGTATATGTCAGTTCAGAAAGCAGTTTGCACATCTCGAGGAAAATGGTGGTAAAAGTTCACCAGTTTATCCATTAGAGAGGAAGCATGTCTCTCTCCCACG GTCCACTGTTCACTCAAATACAATTCCTCCTAGTACACAGAAAAATTTGACTCCGTATCAGAACCGGAAAATTGCAGAGCAGGCTTCAACGAATTTTAGGTCAATGGATGCGACTTCTGGAAATCCATCTAAAGTTTCACGGCCTCCACCAAGGGTTCCAACAG CAAAACCTGGTAGAGTTGTGGGACCAGTACTACCTTATGAGGATTTGAGAAGTATAAAAGATGAATATGGTTCAAGGATGTATGATAGAATTGCAGTTCCTACTCCTCAGGCAGTAACTGCACAGTGGTTTCTCAAGACTCAGACGGTGAATCGAGAGAAATCTGGGTTAGAGGAAGAGAGGGATTTGTCACAGGCCAAACCCCAACAATGCAACGCTACAGCCAAACCGGCCTCGGGCATGGCAATGGATGCCAACGCTAATCCATATATCCAATCGCAAGCCAAGGGAGACCAGTTGAACGAACGAATTACCATCGATGCAAAACTGCTGCATGCACAGTCACAATTTGGTGCAGCTGGTGCTGCAGCTGTAGCTGTAGCTGCTCACAGGAATGCAGGAGCGGTTAAGTATGGACTATCTTAA
- the LOC133874909 gene encoding mitogen-activated protein kinase 19-like isoform X4, whose translation MLQNQPRKDLKEIDFFTEYGDANRYRILEVIGKGSYGVVCAAIDTHTGEKVAIKKIHDVFEHISDSIRILREIKLLRLLRHPDIVDIKRIMLPPSKKEFKDIYVIFELMESDLHQVIKANDDLTHEHHQFFLYQMLRALKFMHTANVYHRDLKPKNILANANCKLKVCDFGLARVAFSDMPTTIFWTDYVATRWYRAPELCGSFFSKYTPAIDIWSIGCIFAEILTGKPLFPGKSIIHQLDLITDLLGTPSPETISVVRNEKSRKYLTEMRKKPPVPFQQKFPNADPLALRLLQRLLASDPYFNGLAKVEREPSAQPISKLEFEFERRRVIKDDIRELIYREILEYHPQLLKDYVNGTEGTNFLYPSGICQFRKQFAHLEENGGKSSPVYPLERKHVSLPRSTVHSNTIPPSTQKNLTPYQNRKIAEQASTNFRSMDATSGNPSKVSRPPPRVPTAKPGRVVGPVLPYEDLRSIKDEYGSRMYDRIAVPTPQAVTAQWFLKTQTVNREKSGLEEERDLSQAKPQQCNATAKPASGMAMDANANPYIQSQAKGDQLNERITIDAKLLHAQSQFGAAGAAAVAVAAHRNAGAVKYGLS comes from the exons ATGCTGCAAAATCAGCCAAGGAAG GACCTGAAGGAGATTGATTTTTTTACTGAGTATGGTGACGCAAATCGATATAGAATTCTTGAAGTTATTGGGAAGGGAAGCTATGGAGTTGTTTGTGCAGCAATTGACACACATACTGGGGAGAAAgtagcaataaaaaaaatacatgatgTTTTTGAGCACATCTCTGATTCTATACGGATCCTGCGTGAAATCAAGTTGCTCAGGCTTTTACGGCATCCTGATATTGTTGATATTAAGCGCATCATGTTGCCACCGTCAAAGAAGGAGTTTAAAgacatttatgttatttttgagCTAATGGAGTCTGATCTTCACCAAGTGATTAAAGCTAATGATGACTTGACCCATGAACACCATCAGTTTTTCCTTTATCAGATGCTACGAGCTTTGAAATTTATGCATACCG CAAATGTTTATCACCGAGATCTTAAGCCGAAGAATATATTGGCGAATGCAAATTGCAAACTCAAAGTTTGTGACTTTGGACTAGCAAGAGTTGCATTTAGTGATATGCCAACAACAATATTTTGGACG GACTATGTTGCTACAAGGTGGTATAGGGCTCCGGAATTGTGTGGATCATTCTTCTCAAAG TATACACCTGCAATTGATATATGGAGTATTGGCTGCATCTTTGCTGAGATACTGACGGGGAAGCCCTTATTTCCTGGTAAAAGTATTATTCATCAATTAGATTTGATCACTGATCTTCTTGGGACACCTTCACCAGAAACCATTTCAGTG GTTCGAAATGAGAAGTCGCGAAAATATTTGACAGAAATGAGAAAAAAGCCTCCTGTGCCCTTTCAACAGAAATTTCCAAATGCAGATCCTCTTGCACTTCGCTTATTGCAGAGGCTGTTAGCAT CTGATCCTTACTTTAACGGGCTTGCCAAAGTTGAGAGAGAACCTTCTGCTCAGCCAATCTCAAAGTTGGAGTTTGAGTTTGAGAGAAGAAGGGTGATAAAGGACGACATCAGAGAACTAATATACCGAGAGATACTAGAATACCATCCTCAGCTGCTCAAAGACTACGTGAATGGAACTGAAGGCACAAATTTCCTATATCCTAG TGGTATATGTCAGTTCAGAAAGCAGTTTGCACATCTCGAGGAAAATGGTGGTAAAAGTTCACCAGTTTATCCATTAGAGAGGAAGCATGTCTCTCTCCCACG GTCCACTGTTCACTCAAATACAATTCCTCCTAGTACACAGAAAAATTTGACTCCGTATCAGAACCGGAAAATTGCAGAGCAGGCTTCAACGAATTTTAGGTCAATGGATGCGACTTCTGGAAATCCATCTAAAGTTTCACGGCCTCCACCAAGGGTTCCAACAG CAAAACCTGGTAGAGTTGTGGGACCAGTACTACCTTATGAGGATTTGAGAAGTATAAAAGATGAATATGGTTCAAGGATGTATGATAGAATTGCAGTTCCTACTCCTCAGGCAGTAACTGCACAGTGGTTTCTCAAGACTCAGACGGTGAATCGAGAGAAATCTGGGTTAGAGGAAGAGAGGGATTTGTCACAGGCCAAACCCCAACAATGCAACGCTACAGCCAAACCGGCCTCGGGCATGGCAATGGATGCCAACGCTAATCCATATATCCAATCGCAAGCCAAGGGAGACCAGTTGAACGAACGAATTACCATCGATGCAAAACTGCTGCATGCACAGTCACAATTTGGTGCAGCTGGTGCTGCAGCTGTAGCTGTAGCTGCTCACAGGAATGCAGGAGCGGTTAAGTATGGACTATCTTAA
- the LOC133874909 gene encoding mitogen-activated protein kinase 19-like isoform X3 produces the protein MLQNQPRKDLKEIDFFTEYGDANRYRILEVIGKGSYGVVCAAIDTHTGEKVAIKKIHDVFEHISDSIRILREIKLLRLLRHPDIVDIKRIMLPPSKKEFKDIYVIFELMESDLHQVIKANDDLTHEHHQFFLYQMLRALKFMHTANVYHRDLKPKNILANANCKLKVCDFGLARVAFSDMPTTIFWTDYVATRWYRAPELCGSFFSKYTPAIDIWSIGCIFAEILTGKPLFPGKSIIHQLDLITDLLGTPSPETISVMCVENIQVRNEKSRKYLTEMRKKPPVPFQQKFPNADPLALRLLQRLLASDPYFNGLAKVEREPSAQPISKLEFEFERRRVIKDDIRELIYREILEYHPQLLKDYVNGTEGTNFLYPSGICQFRKQFAHLEENGGKSSPVYPLERKHVSLPRSTVHSNTIPPSTQKNLTPYQNRKIAEQASTNFRSMDATSGNPSKVSRPPPRVPTAKPGRVVGPVLPYEDLRSIKDEYGSRMYDRIAVPTPQAVTAQWFLKTQTVNREKSGLEEERDLSQAKPQQCNATAKPASGMAMDANANPYIQSQAKGDQLNERITIDAKLLHAQSQFGAAGAAAVAVAAHRNAGAVKYGLS, from the exons ATGCTGCAAAATCAGCCAAGGAAG GACCTGAAGGAGATTGATTTTTTTACTGAGTATGGTGACGCAAATCGATATAGAATTCTTGAAGTTATTGGGAAGGGAAGCTATGGAGTTGTTTGTGCAGCAATTGACACACATACTGGGGAGAAAgtagcaataaaaaaaatacatgatgTTTTTGAGCACATCTCTGATTCTATACGGATCCTGCGTGAAATCAAGTTGCTCAGGCTTTTACGGCATCCTGATATTGTTGATATTAAGCGCATCATGTTGCCACCGTCAAAGAAGGAGTTTAAAgacatttatgttatttttgagCTAATGGAGTCTGATCTTCACCAAGTGATTAAAGCTAATGATGACTTGACCCATGAACACCATCAGTTTTTCCTTTATCAGATGCTACGAGCTTTGAAATTTATGCATACCG CAAATGTTTATCACCGAGATCTTAAGCCGAAGAATATATTGGCGAATGCAAATTGCAAACTCAAAGTTTGTGACTTTGGACTAGCAAGAGTTGCATTTAGTGATATGCCAACAACAATATTTTGGACG GACTATGTTGCTACAAGGTGGTATAGGGCTCCGGAATTGTGTGGATCATTCTTCTCAAAG TATACACCTGCAATTGATATATGGAGTATTGGCTGCATCTTTGCTGAGATACTGACGGGGAAGCCCTTATTTCCTGGTAAAAGTATTATTCATCAATTAGATTTGATCACTGATCTTCTTGGGACACCTTCACCAGAAACCATTTCAGTG ATGTGTGTTGAAAATATCCAGGTTCGAAATGAGAAGTCGCGAAAATATTTGACAGAAATGAGAAAAAAGCCTCCTGTGCCCTTTCAACAGAAATTTCCAAATGCAGATCCTCTTGCACTTCGCTTATTGCAGAGGCTGTTAGCAT CTGATCCTTACTTTAACGGGCTTGCCAAAGTTGAGAGAGAACCTTCTGCTCAGCCAATCTCAAAGTTGGAGTTTGAGTTTGAGAGAAGAAGGGTGATAAAGGACGACATCAGAGAACTAATATACCGAGAGATACTAGAATACCATCCTCAGCTGCTCAAAGACTACGTGAATGGAACTGAAGGCACAAATTTCCTATATCCTAG TGGTATATGTCAGTTCAGAAAGCAGTTTGCACATCTCGAGGAAAATGGTGGTAAAAGTTCACCAGTTTATCCATTAGAGAGGAAGCATGTCTCTCTCCCACG GTCCACTGTTCACTCAAATACAATTCCTCCTAGTACACAGAAAAATTTGACTCCGTATCAGAACCGGAAAATTGCAGAGCAGGCTTCAACGAATTTTAGGTCAATGGATGCGACTTCTGGAAATCCATCTAAAGTTTCACGGCCTCCACCAAGGGTTCCAACAG CAAAACCTGGTAGAGTTGTGGGACCAGTACTACCTTATGAGGATTTGAGAAGTATAAAAGATGAATATGGTTCAAGGATGTATGATAGAATTGCAGTTCCTACTCCTCAGGCAGTAACTGCACAGTGGTTTCTCAAGACTCAGACGGTGAATCGAGAGAAATCTGGGTTAGAGGAAGAGAGGGATTTGTCACAGGCCAAACCCCAACAATGCAACGCTACAGCCAAACCGGCCTCGGGCATGGCAATGGATGCCAACGCTAATCCATATATCCAATCGCAAGCCAAGGGAGACCAGTTGAACGAACGAATTACCATCGATGCAAAACTGCTGCATGCACAGTCACAATTTGGTGCAGCTGGTGCTGCAGCTGTAGCTGTAGCTGCTCACAGGAATGCAGGAGCGGTTAAGTATGGACTATCTTAA
- the LOC133874909 gene encoding mitogen-activated protein kinase 19-like isoform X2 produces MLQNQPRKDLKEIDFFTEYGDANRYRILEVIGKGSYGVVCAAIDTHTGEKVAIKKIHDVFEHISDSIRILREIKLLRLLRHPDIVDIKRIMLPPSKKEFKDIYVIFELMESDLHQVIKANDDLTHEHHQFFLYQMLRALKFMHTANVYHRDLKPKNILANANCKLKVCDFGLARVAFSDMPTTIFWTDYVATRWYRAPELCGSFFSKYTPAIDIWSIGCIFAEILTGKPLFPGKSIIHQLDLITDLLGTPSPETISVVRNEKSRKYLTEMRKKPPVPFQQKFPNADPLALRLLQRLLAFDPKDRPTAEEALADPYFNGLAKVEREPSAQPISKLEFEFERRRVIKDDIRELIYREILEYHPQLLKDYVNGTEGTNFLYPSGICQFRKQFAHLEENGGKSSPVYPLERKHVSLPRSTVHSNTIPPSTQKNLTPYQNRKIAEQASTNFRSMDATSGNPSKVSRPPPRVPTAKPGRVVGPVLPYEDLRSIKDEYGSRMYDRIAVPTPQAVTAQWFLKTQTVNREKSGLEEERDLSQAKPQQCNATAKPASGMAMDANANPYIQSQAKGDQLNERITIDAKLLHAQSQFGAAGAAAVAVAAHRNAGAVKYGLS; encoded by the exons ATGCTGCAAAATCAGCCAAGGAAG GACCTGAAGGAGATTGATTTTTTTACTGAGTATGGTGACGCAAATCGATATAGAATTCTTGAAGTTATTGGGAAGGGAAGCTATGGAGTTGTTTGTGCAGCAATTGACACACATACTGGGGAGAAAgtagcaataaaaaaaatacatgatgTTTTTGAGCACATCTCTGATTCTATACGGATCCTGCGTGAAATCAAGTTGCTCAGGCTTTTACGGCATCCTGATATTGTTGATATTAAGCGCATCATGTTGCCACCGTCAAAGAAGGAGTTTAAAgacatttatgttatttttgagCTAATGGAGTCTGATCTTCACCAAGTGATTAAAGCTAATGATGACTTGACCCATGAACACCATCAGTTTTTCCTTTATCAGATGCTACGAGCTTTGAAATTTATGCATACCG CAAATGTTTATCACCGAGATCTTAAGCCGAAGAATATATTGGCGAATGCAAATTGCAAACTCAAAGTTTGTGACTTTGGACTAGCAAGAGTTGCATTTAGTGATATGCCAACAACAATATTTTGGACG GACTATGTTGCTACAAGGTGGTATAGGGCTCCGGAATTGTGTGGATCATTCTTCTCAAAG TATACACCTGCAATTGATATATGGAGTATTGGCTGCATCTTTGCTGAGATACTGACGGGGAAGCCCTTATTTCCTGGTAAAAGTATTATTCATCAATTAGATTTGATCACTGATCTTCTTGGGACACCTTCACCAGAAACCATTTCAGTG GTTCGAAATGAGAAGTCGCGAAAATATTTGACAGAAATGAGAAAAAAGCCTCCTGTGCCCTTTCAACAGAAATTTCCAAATGCAGATCCTCTTGCACTTCGCTTATTGCAGAGGCTGTTAGCATTTGATCCAAAGGATCGGCCAACTGCTGAGGAG gcGTTGGCTGATCCTTACTTTAACGGGCTTGCCAAAGTTGAGAGAGAACCTTCTGCTCAGCCAATCTCAAAGTTGGAGTTTGAGTTTGAGAGAAGAAGGGTGATAAAGGACGACATCAGAGAACTAATATACCGAGAGATACTAGAATACCATCCTCAGCTGCTCAAAGACTACGTGAATGGAACTGAAGGCACAAATTTCCTATATCCTAG TGGTATATGTCAGTTCAGAAAGCAGTTTGCACATCTCGAGGAAAATGGTGGTAAAAGTTCACCAGTTTATCCATTAGAGAGGAAGCATGTCTCTCTCCCACG GTCCACTGTTCACTCAAATACAATTCCTCCTAGTACACAGAAAAATTTGACTCCGTATCAGAACCGGAAAATTGCAGAGCAGGCTTCAACGAATTTTAGGTCAATGGATGCGACTTCTGGAAATCCATCTAAAGTTTCACGGCCTCCACCAAGGGTTCCAACAG CAAAACCTGGTAGAGTTGTGGGACCAGTACTACCTTATGAGGATTTGAGAAGTATAAAAGATGAATATGGTTCAAGGATGTATGATAGAATTGCAGTTCCTACTCCTCAGGCAGTAACTGCACAGTGGTTTCTCAAGACTCAGACGGTGAATCGAGAGAAATCTGGGTTAGAGGAAGAGAGGGATTTGTCACAGGCCAAACCCCAACAATGCAACGCTACAGCCAAACCGGCCTCGGGCATGGCAATGGATGCCAACGCTAATCCATATATCCAATCGCAAGCCAAGGGAGACCAGTTGAACGAACGAATTACCATCGATGCAAAACTGCTGCATGCACAGTCACAATTTGGTGCAGCTGGTGCTGCAGCTGTAGCTGTAGCTGCTCACAGGAATGCAGGAGCGGTTAAGTATGGACTATCTTAA